A stretch of the Deltaproteobacteria bacterium genome encodes the following:
- a CDS encoding tRNA (cytidine(34)-2'-O)-methyltransferase: MHIVFVEPEIPPNTGTTARLCAATNTTFHLVGPLGFSLENRYLKRAGLDYWPYVDVHSYPTWSDFLSRRPSGRMIAFSARATVSYTQAQYTDSDLLVFGSETRGLSTEIRTLLADSLYTIPMSGTHVRSLNLSNAAAIVLYEALRQQGKV, encoded by the coding sequence ATGCACATTGTCTTTGTCGAACCCGAAATCCCTCCCAATACTGGCACTACCGCACGGTTATGCGCGGCAACGAATACGACGTTTCACCTCGTCGGTCCGTTAGGCTTTTCTCTCGAAAACCGCTACCTCAAACGTGCCGGACTCGATTATTGGCCGTATGTCGATGTCCATTCCTATCCCACGTGGAGTGACTTTCTCTCGCGTCGTCCCTCCGGCAGAATGATCGCGTTCTCTGCCAGAGCGACGGTCTCATATACACAAGCGCAATACACCGACAGTGATCTGTTAGTCTTTGGTAGTGAGACACGAGGGCTATCGACAGAGATTCGTACGCTGCTCGCTGACTCACTCTACACAATTCCAATGTCTGGCACGCACGTCCGCAGCCTGAATTTATCCAACGCGGCAGCAATTGTTTTGTACGAGGCGCTGAGACAACAGGGCAAGGTATAA
- a CDS encoding DUF1285 domain-containing protein encodes MAKAGFWAIDPTRKIHFGKDGWWYANDERIQNRRINVLFSQHLRRTPEGAYEIAIGWDKVTVEIEDTPYVITRVMGDSTQGFTLRLNDESEEPLNPTTLSISQENVLYCRVKSGAEPARFSRPAYYQLTDHMQEDQNPGTFSLQVGSTIFPVSQTPRHSDF; translated from the coding sequence ATGGCAAAAGCTGGCTTTTGGGCGATCGATCCCACGCGGAAGATTCATTTTGGTAAAGATGGGTGGTGGTACGCCAATGACGAACGTATTCAGAATCGCCGTATCAATGTCTTGTTTAGTCAACATCTGCGTAGAACCCCAGAAGGAGCCTACGAAATCGCCATTGGTTGGGACAAAGTCACCGTTGAGATTGAAGATACGCCGTATGTGATTACCCGGGTGATGGGCGATTCGACTCAGGGATTTACACTGCGGTTGAATGATGAGAGTGAAGAGCCACTGAATCCCACTACCCTATCGATCAGTCAGGAGAACGTTCTCTATTGTCGAGTCAAAAGTGGAGCAGAACCTGCTCGTTTTTCACGTCCCGCGTATTATCAACTGACAGATCACATGCAGGAGGATCAAAACCCAGGGACATTTTCCTTACAGGTCGGCAGCACGATATTTCCGGTGTCTCAGACTCCGAGACACTCAGACTTCTAA
- a CDS encoding D-tyrosyl-tRNA(Tyr) deacylase: MRAVIQRVSEASVRVDNHIIGQVGRGLLVLLGISTSDTKIEAESLSEKIVNLRIFSDEAGKFAFSVQDVQGELLVVSQFTLYGDARKGRRPSFTDAAGIDSALPLYEYFVECIKRHRVRVATGQFQATMAVQLVNDGPVTLILDTSERK; this comes from the coding sequence ATGCGAGCCGTCATTCAACGCGTCAGTGAAGCCAGTGTCCGAGTGGACAACCACATCATCGGCCAGGTCGGTCGTGGCCTGCTCGTCCTTCTTGGTATCTCAACCAGTGATACAAAGATCGAAGCAGAGTCTCTCAGCGAAAAGATCGTCAACCTCCGCATCTTTTCCGATGAGGCAGGAAAGTTTGCGTTCTCGGTGCAGGACGTACAAGGGGAGCTATTGGTTGTGTCGCAGTTCACGCTCTATGGTGATGCCCGTAAGGGTCGCCGCCCGTCATTTACCGATGCTGCGGGTATAGACTCTGCACTTCCTTTGTATGAGTATTTCGTTGAGTGTATAAAGCGTCACCGGGTTCGGGTTGCCACCGGACAATTCCAGGCAACGATGGCCGTGCAGTTAGTGAATGATGGGCCTGTGACTCTGATTCTTGATACCAGCGAGCGAAAATAA
- a CDS encoding prolipoprotein diacylglyceryl transferase — protein sequence MYPVLFQLGPLTVYSYGVMMALGFLSAGWAVGKGLEQQGKDPAFASTLVVWAAVGGLLGARLLFIAEHWSEFLSNPLSLILTGAGFTWYGGLIGGVVGVTLCIRHYGFRWLEIMDAVAPAIALGHGIGRIGCHLAGDGDWGPPTTLPWGVAYTKAIIGWDYPPGVRVHPSALYETIAYLLIFAALWVMRGRQRPVGSLFWGYLLLSSVARFGIEFVRINPPLAFGLSEAQMISLVLMTIGAVMLTRSEPLAAETKPLSRTPRVAREKS from the coding sequence ATGTATCCAGTACTCTTTCAACTCGGACCGCTGACCGTGTACAGCTATGGTGTGATGATGGCCCTCGGGTTTCTCTCTGCCGGATGGGCGGTTGGCAAAGGACTCGAACAGCAAGGCAAAGATCCTGCGTTTGCTTCTACGCTCGTTGTCTGGGCCGCTGTTGGTGGACTCTTAGGCGCACGCCTGCTCTTCATTGCCGAGCATTGGAGTGAGTTTCTCTCCAATCCCCTCTCGTTGATTCTCACCGGTGCAGGTTTTACGTGGTACGGTGGGCTTATTGGTGGTGTCGTTGGTGTCACTCTTTGTATCCGCCATTATGGGTTTCGCTGGCTGGAAATCATGGATGCTGTCGCGCCAGCTATCGCGCTCGGACACGGGATTGGTCGCATTGGCTGCCATCTCGCTGGTGATGGCGACTGGGGACCACCGACAACATTGCCCTGGGGAGTTGCTTATACAAAGGCAATCATCGGTTGGGACTATCCACCAGGGGTGCGTGTCCATCCATCAGCACTCTACGAGACCATTGCCTATTTACTGATCTTTGCGGCCTTGTGGGTCATGCGTGGTCGCCAACGACCTGTCGGGTCGTTGTTCTGGGGGTATCTCTTGTTGTCGAGTGTTGCGCGCTTTGGCATCGAATTCGTGCGTATTAACCCACCGTTAGCGTTTGGGCTGTCTGAAGCGCAGATGATCAGCCTCGTCCTCATGACGATTGGCGCTGTCATGTTAACACGGAGTGAACCGTTAGCGGCGGAAACAAAACCTTTGTCTCGCACGCCACGAGTAGCACGGGAGAAATCGTAG
- a CDS encoding TlpA family protein disulfide reductase produces MVVKRWLVLGVIVLVFGFLATLARSPSEAKKPAPEFVLPDPQGQVVRLSQLKGKVVMLNVWTTWCPPCRKEMPTMETLHRRFKGTDFVMLAASQDVDGNSTVLPYMQENGFTFPVVLDVNGEIGRKYGVTGYPETFIIDRQGRIVHHHVGFNDWSLPKVEASLRRLMDLGDWMPWDGVNTPGERSPLKSQ; encoded by the coding sequence ATCGTAGTGAAGAGGTGGTTGGTTCTTGGGGTTATTGTTCTTGTCTTCGGCTTCCTGGCGACACTTGCCCGCTCACCATCAGAAGCGAAAAAGCCAGCACCAGAATTTGTCTTGCCTGACCCGCAAGGACAAGTGGTGCGTCTGTCGCAACTGAAAGGCAAGGTGGTGATGCTCAATGTGTGGACCACCTGGTGTCCGCCATGCCGTAAAGAAATGCCGACGATGGAAACGCTTCATCGTCGTTTCAAGGGCACGGATTTCGTGATGCTCGCGGCGAGCCAGGATGTTGATGGAAACAGCACTGTCCTGCCGTATATGCAAGAAAATGGCTTCACTTTTCCGGTTGTGCTTGATGTCAACGGTGAGATAGGTCGTAAATATGGTGTGACGGGATACCCGGAGACCTTCATTATCGACCGTCAGGGACGCATCGTGCACCATCACGTTGGCTTCAATGACTGGTCTTTGCCAAAGGTTGAAGCGTCATTACGTCGACTCATGGATCTTGGCGATTGGATGCCGTGGGATGGTGTCAACACGCCCGGAGAGCGAAGTCCGCTTAAAAGTCAATGA
- a CDS encoding FeoB-associated Cys-rich membrane protein, whose translation MTGYMDTQTLAVLVIVAVAALYVSRSLWPTRKQKSGCSSCPQNHSRVDDYA comes from the coding sequence ATGACAGGATACATGGATACTCAAACATTGGCTGTTCTCGTTATTGTTGCCGTAGCTGCACTGTATGTGAGCCGCTCACTGTGGCCGACTCGCAAGCAAAAGTCCGGCTGCAGTTCCTGCCCGCAAAATCACAGTCGGGTGGATGATTATGCCTAA
- the feoB gene encoding ferrous iron transport protein B encodes MAATASPPSIPIGDHPSPPSLSTERRYLIAVIGNPNTGKTTLFNALTGLSQHTGNYPGVTVESALGEFTVDGDRFLAVDLPGTYSLAPRAPDEMLAVSVLFGYGKDIPAPDAVLCVLDATNLDRNLYLLTQVLETGRPVVVALTMMDIAQKQGTLIDIEALQQRLGVPVVPVHAARHVGLSALQQALRHVVQASISSTPRIQFPETFRHEVDTVEAALVNGQHRLPRFLLERLLIDAGGSIEQELIRQLGDDIISPVRAARERLTSSGTSLPHIETNARYQWITDMITTVVRQSLTAPHHTWSDRIDQIVTHKVWGLLVFLVAMAVTFQSIFSWAAPLMEIIDGVFSGLGTRIQTLLPEGPLQSLIVDGVIGGVGAVITFVPQIAILFGLIAILEDSGYMARAAFLMDRIMAGFGLSGRSFIPLLSSFACAVPGIMSTRSIDNHRDRIATILIAPLMSCSARLPVYVLFISAFIPNHTVWGIVGLQGITLFVMYTLGLVVAPPVALVLKRTFLRGEAVPFLLELPPFKIPAWRAVLFRMYDRSLAFLRRAGTIILATTILIWALSYYPTQPALKEEFQARRATATPEEQERLTIEESGERLRRSYLGQAGHAIEPLVRPLGWDWKIGMATLASFPAREVIIAALGTIYNLGNEQSEESVELRSAMQAERWPDGRPIYTPIVALSVMIFFALCCQCGATLATIKRETGSWGYAAFTFVYMTGLAYLGALVVYQVGSRIFV; translated from the coding sequence ATGGCCGCAACGGCCTCTCCCCCTTCAATTCCCATTGGTGACCACCCCTCACCTCCATCGCTTTCTACTGAACGACGTTACCTCATTGCGGTTATTGGAAATCCCAATACTGGCAAGACAACGCTTTTCAACGCGCTCACTGGCTTGAGCCAGCACACCGGCAATTATCCTGGTGTCACGGTCGAAAGTGCGCTCGGCGAATTCACAGTTGACGGAGATCGGTTTCTCGCGGTCGATCTTCCTGGTACCTATTCGTTAGCGCCTCGTGCGCCAGACGAAATGCTCGCAGTCAGTGTGCTGTTCGGCTATGGCAAGGATATTCCTGCGCCAGATGCTGTGCTCTGCGTCTTAGATGCGACCAATCTGGATCGGAACCTCTATTTGCTCACGCAGGTTCTGGAAACAGGTCGACCGGTCGTTGTCGCCCTAACCATGATGGATATCGCCCAGAAGCAAGGGACACTCATTGATATCGAAGCATTGCAACAGCGCCTTGGTGTCCCAGTTGTACCGGTTCATGCCGCCAGACACGTCGGCTTGTCGGCTCTTCAACAAGCTTTACGGCACGTCGTTCAGGCATCAATCTCCTCGACTCCTCGCATTCAGTTTCCTGAAACATTCAGGCATGAAGTCGACACAGTCGAAGCAGCGCTTGTCAACGGACAGCATCGATTGCCGCGATTTCTCCTTGAGCGGCTGCTGATCGATGCTGGTGGGTCTATTGAACAGGAACTCATACGCCAGCTTGGCGATGATATCATTTCCCCCGTTCGTGCTGCACGGGAACGACTCACCTCGTCAGGGACCTCACTGCCACACATTGAAACCAATGCCCGCTATCAATGGATCACCGACATGATTACCACTGTTGTTCGCCAATCGTTGACCGCACCTCATCACACGTGGTCGGATCGCATTGACCAGATCGTCACGCATAAGGTTTGGGGGCTCCTGGTTTTTCTCGTCGCTATGGCCGTGACCTTTCAGTCGATTTTCTCTTGGGCGGCACCGTTGATGGAGATTATCGATGGTGTGTTTTCTGGCCTGGGAACAAGAATACAAACCCTCCTTCCGGAAGGCCCATTGCAGAGCCTCATCGTCGATGGCGTTATTGGCGGAGTTGGTGCAGTCATCACCTTTGTGCCGCAGATCGCTATTTTATTCGGCCTTATCGCGATTCTCGAAGACTCCGGCTACATGGCACGTGCGGCATTTTTGATGGATCGCATTATGGCCGGGTTTGGACTTTCGGGGCGTAGCTTCATCCCGTTACTGTCGTCGTTTGCCTGCGCTGTTCCTGGCATTATGTCGACACGCTCGATCGATAACCACCGCGATCGTATTGCCACGATTCTTATTGCTCCCTTGATGAGTTGCAGTGCACGTCTTCCGGTATACGTTCTTTTCATCTCGGCCTTTATCCCAAATCACACAGTCTGGGGTATTGTCGGCCTACAAGGGATAACACTATTTGTGATGTATACGCTCGGCCTGGTTGTCGCTCCGCCGGTCGCGTTGGTCCTGAAGCGTACATTTCTCCGCGGCGAAGCGGTGCCGTTTTTACTTGAGCTTCCGCCTTTCAAAATCCCGGCGTGGCGTGCCGTTCTCTTTCGCATGTATGACCGCAGTCTCGCGTTTCTTCGGCGTGCCGGAACGATTATCCTCGCAACCACGATCTTGATATGGGCCTTATCGTATTACCCTACTCAGCCTGCCCTGAAAGAGGAGTTTCAAGCTCGACGTGCCACTGCCACGCCAGAAGAGCAAGAACGACTCACGATCGAAGAAAGTGGAGAACGGCTCCGAAGAAGTTACCTTGGCCAAGCTGGGCATGCCATCGAACCACTCGTGCGCCCATTGGGCTGGGATTGGAAGATTGGCATGGCAACGCTTGCGAGTTTTCCCGCACGAGAAGTGATCATTGCCGCTCTCGGAACCATCTACAATCTTGGGAACGAGCAAAGCGAAGAAAGCGTAGAGCTGCGGAGCGCCATGCAAGCGGAACGTTGGCCAGACGGGCGACCGATATACACACCGATCGTTGCACTCTCGGTGATGATATTCTTCGCGCTGTGCTGTCAGTGTGGCGCAACGCTGGCAACGATCAAGCGCGAAACCGGCTCGTGGGGCTATGCCGCTTTTACGTTTGTCTACATGACCGGTTTGGCATACTTGGGTGCGTTAGTTGTGTATCAGGTTGGCAGTCGGATTTTCGTGTAA
- a CDS encoding ferrous iron transport protein A produces the protein MRTLADLIPSQAGRIQAVTGVDGLTQRLSELGFTPGQSVQVVRFAPLGDPMQIRIRGFNIALRRNEAQRVILDSVS, from the coding sequence ATGAGAACGCTAGCCGATCTTATTCCTTCGCAGGCTGGGCGAATCCAAGCCGTCACCGGTGTCGATGGACTTACCCAGCGACTCTCTGAATTGGGATTCACTCCTGGTCAATCAGTGCAAGTTGTGAGATTTGCACCGTTGGGAGATCCCATGCAGATACGGATTCGCGGCTTCAATATCGCGCTCCGACGTAATGAAGCCCAGCGTGTCATCCTTGATTCTGTATCATGA
- a CDS encoding S41 family peptidase has protein sequence MRQRRQGTLGRVLACIGLVGLGYFGGQGLQKVSAGARDPYEGLEAFTNVLAVVQKNYVEEVGTQKLVDGAINGMLSALDPHSSYLTTESYKELQVDTEGSFGGLGIEITVRDGVLTVVAPIEDTPAYRAGVKAGDQIIKIEGELTKDMSLVDAVKKMRGPKGSKITISLRREGTPRLLDFHLMREVIKIQSVKSKTLEKGYGYVRITQFQDRTGNDLDAALSKLTQESGKLEGLVVDLRNDPGGLLSQAVKVSDTFLDSGLIVYTEGRLDNQKQKYFAHQGGQTEVPLVVIVNGGSASASEIVAGALQDHGRAVVVGTKTFGKGSVQTILPMESGAALRLTTAMYFTPSGRSIQVTGITPDVLVDNAPVAQGERSQREVREENLRGHFDRPTHGTGEKNKSEFDEQKDTTPSGEPSEPTSKEGSGEKTDKAEKAPEVKEGELGKDPQLDRAMQVLKSWESYKKKTAVATAPTPTPTK, from the coding sequence ATGCGACAACGGCGACAAGGAACGCTTGGTCGGGTATTGGCTTGCATTGGGTTGGTTGGCCTTGGCTACTTCGGCGGACAAGGATTGCAGAAAGTCTCTGCTGGAGCGCGAGATCCATACGAGGGACTGGAAGCGTTTACGAATGTGTTAGCGGTTGTACAGAAAAATTATGTCGAGGAAGTCGGAACCCAGAAGCTGGTTGATGGCGCTATTAACGGCATGCTCTCGGCGCTTGATCCACACAGTTCCTATCTGACGACAGAGTCGTACAAAGAACTGCAAGTCGATACCGAAGGGAGTTTTGGAGGCCTTGGTATCGAGATCACTGTTCGTGATGGAGTGTTGACCGTCGTCGCTCCGATCGAAGACACGCCAGCCTATCGTGCTGGGGTCAAAGCCGGAGATCAAATCATAAAAATTGAAGGTGAGTTGACGAAGGACATGAGCCTCGTTGATGCCGTCAAGAAGATGCGTGGCCCGAAGGGGAGTAAAATTACCATCTCTCTTCGCCGCGAGGGAACGCCACGACTCCTCGATTTTCATTTGATGCGTGAAGTCATCAAAATTCAGAGCGTGAAGTCAAAGACGCTAGAAAAGGGCTATGGCTATGTGCGCATCACTCAGTTTCAAGACCGTACTGGGAATGATCTGGATGCGGCATTGAGCAAATTGACTCAGGAAAGTGGCAAACTCGAAGGCCTGGTCGTGGATTTGCGCAATGATCCAGGAGGACTGCTCAGCCAGGCCGTGAAAGTGTCTGATACGTTTCTTGATTCAGGGCTGATCGTTTATACCGAAGGCCGTCTTGATAACCAGAAGCAGAAGTATTTTGCCCACCAAGGTGGACAGACAGAGGTCCCACTCGTTGTGATTGTCAACGGTGGCAGTGCGAGCGCTTCGGAGATCGTCGCTGGCGCGTTGCAAGATCATGGACGCGCGGTTGTCGTCGGAACCAAGACCTTCGGTAAAGGTTCGGTACAAACGATTTTACCAATGGAGAGTGGCGCTGCACTTCGGTTAACGACAGCGATGTATTTCACGCCGAGTGGACGCTCGATTCAAGTGACGGGAATTACGCCTGATGTGCTCGTGGATAACGCACCAGTGGCCCAAGGTGAGCGGTCGCAACGTGAGGTTCGTGAGGAAAACCTGCGCGGTCATTTTGATCGACCTACTCATGGTACCGGCGAGAAGAATAAGTCGGAGTTTGACGAGCAGAAAGATACAACCCCTTCTGGCGAGCCTTCAGAGCCGACCAGCAAGGAGGGCAGTGGCGAAAAGACCGACAAGGCTGAGAAAGCTCCGGAAGTGAAAGAAGGCGAACTCGGCAAAGACCCACAGCTTGATCGTGCGATGCAAGTCCTCAAATCATGGGAGAGCTATAAGAAAAAGACTGCTGTCGCGACTGCGCCGACCCCAACCCCTACTAAGTAA